The Oryzias latipes chromosome 16, ASM223467v1 genome includes a region encoding these proteins:
- the cdca3 gene encoding cell division cycle-associated protein 3: MGSSESKSAVPAEKKPEPAFKKTHISHLVDPRSPSGGIDRTPIQVGEQESNVSQLKGECPLAITDPRSPTVGITRTPVREVMRATVGSLARRLGMLFHNETEGKAAEGPQKHFTDAVEEVLEGEELASTVPLLNPHSSKNFGSLAEHANLLSTPVHPSLQSVCSPFVLLEHPQVEVEIETETDITFEEAEEASASPLNNRLSMSLITCHEGATSAQIYADVHHEASFFTEPSVEVKALGDGADHSYALPSVIVKPETSEPPASSDVDPSAAPMPSAEPKKKENLPSSEGPSELGGEFSVPSVLNNQPTPSKLKQPPVSTGICCPTFDPRSPSQLEFKPQWLGKGFGATGLRAKVAQGHNGRGGSSPLAVRVAVKNIANENKGKTGKPKQKDAEGRSPLQILKDNNSPRNQRAQVKVKMSAQDKQKLGQLDRRVVAVSLDKENR, translated from the exons atgggatCAAGTGAGAGCAAGTCGGCTGTGCCAGCAGAGAAGAAGCCAGAACCAGCctttaaaaaaacccacatcaGCCATCTGGTTGATCCTCGCTCTCCCTCAGGCGGCATAGATCGAACACCCATTCAA GTAGGAGAACAGGAGTCCAATGTTTCTCAATTAAAAGGCGAGTGTCCCCTGGCCATAACAGATCCTCGCTCACCTACAGTTGGCATAACCCGCACTCCTGTCAGAGAGGTTATGAGag CAACAGTTGGGTCTTTAGCTCGCCGCCTTGGTATGCTGTTCCACAATGAGACTGAAGGCAAAGCTGCAGAAGGCCCTCAGAAACACTTCACAGATGCTGTTGAGGAGGTCCTTGAGGGTGAAGAACTGGCTTCCACTGTGCCACTGCTCAATCCTCACTCGAGCAAAAACTTTGGCTCGTTAGCCGAACATGCAAATCTTCTCTCCACCCCTGTTCATCCATCCCTGCAGAGTGTCTGCAGTCCCTTTGTGCTTCTGGAGCATCCTCAGGTCGAAGTGGAGATAGAAACTGAGACGGATATTACCTTTGAGGAGGCCGAAGAAGCAAGCGCGTCTCCTCTTAACAATAGACTGAGCATGAGCCTGATAACATGCCACGAAGGGGCAACTTCAGCTCAAATCTACGCTGATGTGCATCACGAAGCGAGCTTCTTCACAGAACCTAGTGTTGAAGTGAAGGCTCTCGGGGACGGTGCTGATCATTCCTATGCCCTTCCTTCTGTCATAGTTAAACCAGAGACATCGGAGCCCCCGGCTTCTTCTGATGTGGACCCATCTGCTGCTCCAATGCCTTCTgcagagccaaaaaaaaaggagaacctTCCATCTTCTGAAGGGCCTAGTGAGCTCGGTGGAGAATTTTCTGTGCCTTCTGTGCTAAATAATCAACCAACTCCTTCCAAACTAAAGCAGCCACCGGTCAGTACTGGAATCTGTTGTCCCACCTTTGACCCGAGGAGTCCCAGCCAACTGGAATTCAAGCCGCAGTGGTTAGGTAAAGGCTTTGGTGCCACTGGATTAAGAGCCAAGGTTGCGCAGGGTCATAATGGCAGAGGAGGCTCCTCCCCTCTTGCCGTTCGTGTTGCAGTTAAGAACATCGccaatgaaaacaaaggcaaGACAGGAAAACCGAAGCAAAAAG aTGCCGAGGGCCGCTCCCCGCTGCAGATCCTGAAGGATAACAACTCTCCCCGAAATCAGCGCGCTCAG GTGAAAGTAAAGATGTCTGCCCAGGACAAGCAGAAGCTTGGACAGCTGGACCGTAGAGTGGTGGCCGTATCGCTGGATAAGGAGAACAGATGA
- the p3h3 gene encoding prolyl 3-hydroxylase 3, with amino-acid sequence MALHSEHFAVYVALYFVSLVFFRCNVGASGSVFNHLQPYDFLYYSGVRAYYGEEWGKAAELLEKSIATKESLLRVRRLCHDECVAAGADASGKLDSEEGNMWDLWVLDWIQKKAECLRFCMGRFVSPTGLLPVSTDIDYEFDTRNPYNFLQVTYYKLEKVQKAASAAHTYFVANPSHLEMRNNIEKYRRMEGVTEGDFQDREIEKEKHWVLYDAALQHEASSEWLQAAEKWRACLNETLQQTEECRVQCDVAPQPLPEDRGVDSVDGVFEKAAALSLSLLSCRQSCVTQVATKPGRISAQEDFLPTQLEHLHIAQFKAGDITGAVESLRSFLLFYPSDEDSLDNLQLYYETLGGDVETQLIQPSQVISTYVSRSLEEKKLLYFGVENLGFSFVDPDLWTPEDVVPESQQEHWRSEKEKINERIKEGEQKEEVDDSGFYAGGPVPQVGVTITMDDEALNGTNRVVLDGVMTERECDRILQLATVAASLGDGYQGRRSPHTPHETFEGLTVLRAAKLAQDGLVNQSDARLLHELGERVRGLLHSYFRSPPGLFISFTHLVCRSAIAGDQEGRLDLSHPVHVDNCLLEPETNQCWKEPPAFIHRDLSAILYLNNDFTGGELFFTKRDAKTVTAQVKPTCGRLVGFSSGPVNPHGVAAVTGGRRCALALWFTKEKLYRDMEREEAEALWAADGQSVVKKDEEETERNANPGRNARNHAPKERGRGRERVTGGKDEL; translated from the exons ATGGCGCTACACTCTGAACACTTCGCTGTATACGTGGCgctttattttgtttccttGGTGTTTTTTAGATGTAACGTGGGAGCGTCGGGGAGTGTTTTTAATCATCTGCAGCCGTATGATTTTCTGTATTACAGCGGGGTGCGTGCGTACTACGGAGAGGAGTGGGGAaaagctgcagagctgctggagaAATCCATCGCTACCAAAGAATCACTGCTGAGAGTCCGCAGGCTGTGTCACGATGAATGTGTGGCAGCTGGCGCGGACGCTTCAGGGAAGCTGG ACTCAGAGGAGGGAAATATGTGGGATCTCTGGGTCTTGGATTGGATTCAGAAGAAAGCTGAGTGTTTGAGGTTCTGCATGGGACGGTTTGTCAGTCCCACAGGACTGCTCCCTGTCTCTACTGACATAGACTATGAGTTTGACACTCGCAATCCCTACAACTTTCTACAAGTCACATACTACAAG CTGGAGAAGGTGCAgaaagcagcatcagcagctcaCACCTACTTTGTGGCCAACCCCAGTcacctggagatgaggaacaacaTTGAGAAGTACAGGCGGATGGAGGGGGTGACTGAGGGTGATTTCCAGGATAGAGAGATCGAGAAAGAGAAACACTGG GTACTTTATGATGCTGCACTTCAGCACGAAGCCTCCTCTGAGTGGCTGCAGGCTGCAGAAAAATGGAGAGCTTGCTTGAATGAAACCCTGCAACAGACAGAGGAGTGCAGGGTGCAGTGTGACGTTGCCCCTCAGCCTCTGCCTGAAGACAGAGGAGTTGACAGTGTGGATGGAGTCTTTGAAAAAGCTGCAG CCCTCTCACTCTCCTTGCTCTCCTGCCGGCAGTCCTGTGTTACTCAAGTAGCCACAAAACCTGGAAGGATTTCTGCTCAAGAAGATTTTCTGCCGACACAGCTGGAGCATCTACACATTGCACAATTTAAAG ctgggGACATAACTGGGGCAGTGGAGTCACTTCgctcttttcttctgttttaccCATCTGATGAGGATTCCTTAGATAATCTGCAGCTTTATTATGAGACTCTAGGGGGAGATGTAGAGACACAGTTGATACAGCCCTCTCAG gtGATTTCCACATATGTCAGCCGCTCCTTGGAGGAAAAGAAGCTGCTGTATTTTGGTGTAGAAAATCTTGGCTTCAGTTTTGTTGATCCA GACCTTTGGACTCCTGAAGATGTTGTACCTGAATCCCAGCAAGAACACTGGAG atcagaaaaagaaaagataaatgagAGGATTAAAGAAGGAGAGCAGAAGGAGGAAGTGGATGACAGTGGTTTTTATGCAG GGGGCCCAGTTCCTCAGGTGGGCGTGACCATTACCATGGATGACGAGGCTCTGAATGGAACCAACCGAGTTGTTCTTGATGGAGTCATGACTGAGAGAGAGTGTGACAGAATACTGCAGTTGGCAACt GTGGCAGCATCTCTTGGGGATGGTTACCAGGGACGACGGTCTCCACACACACCTCATGAAACATTTGAAGGTCTTACTGTCCTCAGGGCTGCAAAG CTGGCTCAGGATGGCCTAGTGAACCAATCAGATGCCAGGCTGCTTCACGAGCTGGGAGAAAGAGTCAGAGGGCTTCTGCACTCCTACTTCAGAAGCCCTCCTGGACTATTTATCTCTTTTACACATCTAGTGTGCCGCAGTGCTATAGCAG GTGACCAGGAGGGCAGGTTAGATCTGTCTCACCCTGTCCATGTTGACAACTGTCTTCTTGAGCCAGAAACAAATCAGTGCTGGAAAGAACCGCCTGCTTTCATACACAGAGACCTCAG TGCAATTCTCTACCTAAACAATGACTTCACTGGTGGAGAGCTGTTCTTCACTAAAAGAGATGCCAAGACAGTTACA GCTCAAGTGAAGCCCACCTGTGGCCGATTGGTGGGCTTCTCTTCGGGTCCAGTGAATCCCCACGGTGTGGCTGCTGTGACCGGGGGCCGGCGGTGTGCTCTGGCCCTGTGGTTCACGAAGGAGAAGCTGTACAGGGACATG GAGCGGGAGGAGGCAGAGGCCTTGTGGGCAGCAGATGGACAGAGTGTGGTGAAAAAGGACGAAGAGGAGACAGAGAGAAATGCAAACCCTGGTCGAAACGCTCGGAACCATGCGCCTAAGGAAAGAGGCAGAGGCAGAGAAAGGGTGACAGGGGGCAAAGACGAGCTGTGA
- the gnb3 gene encoding guanine nucleotide-binding protein G(I)/G(S)/G(T) subunit beta-3, with product MGEMEQLRKEADSLKDQITAARKAVQDTTLQEAAGGISVVGRVQMKTRKTLRGHLAKIYAMHWSTDAKLCVSASQDGKLIVWDTITTNKVNAIPLKSSWVMTCAYAPSGNLVACGGLDNMCSIYNLKGKDGNVKVMRELAAHTGYLSCCRFISDSEIITSSGDCTCVLWDIETGTQKTVFAGHQGDCMSLAVSPDFKFFISGACDFTAKLWDIREGTCRQTFGGHESDINAIGFFPNGNAVLTGSDDATCKLYDLRADQELITYQDSSIMCGVTSLAPSLSGRLILAGYDDFNVNIWDSLKAERVGVLAGHDNRVSCIGVSTDGMACCTGSWDSFLKIWN from the exons ATGGGTGAAATGGAGCAATTGCGAAAGGAGGCAGACAGCCTCAAAGACCAGATTACG GCAGCTCGAAAGGCAGTTCAGGACACCACACTGCAGGAGGCAGCAGGTGGGATCAGTGTGGTGGGACGTGTGCAGATGAAGACCAGGAAAACTCTGAGGGGTCACCTTGCCAAAATTTATGCCATGCACTGGTCCACCGATGCTAA GCTGTGTGTCAGCGCCTCACAAGATGGGAAACTCATAGTGTGGGACACCATCACAACCAACAag GTGAACGCCATCCCCCTGAAGTCTTCATGGGTGATGACGTGTGCCTATGCACCTTCAGGAAACCTTGTGGCATGTGGCGGCCTGGACAACATGTGCTCCATCTACAACCTGAAGGGCAAAGATGGGAATGTGAAGGTGATGCGTGAACTGGCAGCACACACTG GTTACCTGTCATGCTGTCGCTTCATCAGCGACAGTGAAATCATCACCAGCTCAGGGGACTGCACTTG TGTCCTTTGGGACATTGAGACCGGGACCCAAAAGACCGTGTTTGCTGGACATCAGGGGGACTGCATGTCTCTGGCCGTGTCCCCCGACTTTAAGTTTTTCATCTCAGGGGCTTGTGACTTCACCGCCAAGCTGTGGGACATTAGGGAGGGCACTTGCAGACAGACCTTCGGAGGTCATGAAAGTGACATCAATGCCATTGGG TTCTTCCCGAATGGCAATGCTGTGCTAACAGGATCTGATGATGCAACCTGCAAGCTATACGACCTTCGAGCCGATCAGGAGCTCATCACCTACCAGGACTCCAGCATCATGTGCGGGGTGACCTCTCTGGCCCCCTCTCTGTCTGGTCGACTGATCCTGGCTGGCTATGATGACTTTAATGTCAACATCTGGGACTCGCTTAAAGCTGAGAGAGTGG GTGTGCTGGCCGGTCACGACAACAGAGTGAGCTGCATCGGTGTATCTACAGACGGCATGGCATGCTGCACAGGATCCTGGGACAGCTTCCTTAAGATATGGAACTGA